CCTGCACCTCCTGTGTAGCATCTATACATCAGCATTTTTATATATGTCAGTCAATTTAatctttcatgtctttctcCTCAGAAAAGGATTCAGCTGTTATTGTTCTACTGTGATTTGTAATTTCCATCTGTGATGAACTCTGTTAACGTATTTTTCAGGTTGATCCTCCCCAACCCCCTCAGACAGATATCTTTAAGCACTTCATACGAGGGGATGGCACTGGAAGCAAGATGGGTGGGGCTGGCGGAGGGGGCGGTGACAAGGCTGACTCCACCTCCCCATATCAGGCCCAGGCACAAGCTGCTACTCCCACCGCTTCCGCCCAGCCACCCAAGGACCCGTCCGAACTGTCAGACCCTCAGCGGAAGAAAGTGGCAAAATATCGAGCCAAGTTTGATCCTCGGGTCACGGCCAAGTATGACATCAAGGCTCTGATAGGGCGAGGGAGTTTTAGCCGGGTTGTTCGCGTAGAGCACAAGAGTACGCGGCAGCCGTACGCTATCAAGATGATCGAGACCCGTTACcgggaggggagggaggtgtgcgagtcagagctgtgtgttcTCCGACGCGTGCGCCATACCAATATAATCCAGCTGATGGAGGTCTTTGAGACGGCAGAGCGTGTCTACATGGTGATGGAGCTTGCCACTGGCGGAGAGCTCTTTGACCGGATCATCGCTCGCGGCTCGTTCACAGAGCGGGACGCCACCCGGGTGCTGCAGATGGTGCTGGACGGTGTGAAGTATCTCCACACTTTAGGGATCACTCACCGTGATCTGAAGCCGGAGAACCTGCTCTACTACCACCCTGGGGCTGATTCCAAGATCATCATCACCGACTTTGGTTTggccagcagcaggaagaagggAGACGAGTGTCTGATGAAGACCACCTGCGGCACACCAGAGTACATCGCGCCTGAGATCCTGGTGAGGAAGCCCTACACAAACGCCGTGGACATGTGGGCGCTGGGGGTGATATCATATATCCTGCTGAGTGGAACCATGCCCTTCGAGGACGACAACCGCATGAGGCTCTACCGACAGATCCTCAAGGGGAAGTACAGCTTCTCTGGAGAGGTGAGTAGTTAGAGCGCAGTGtcacacttctctctctttctccccctgacacagacacacaccacctccAGCAGACTTCACCCATATTTGGACTACATTCCTCACACAGCATGAGGCTTTGTCAACGGATTTCCAAGAAGTTCAGCTTTTTCTGTTAGGTGACAGGGTTttaacacagacactcacttTTTTCACACGACTAACCCTTTGCATTTAACTCCTCATCTCAGGTCTATTTTTATCTCACGTACCTTTTACCTCACCACACTCACTCTCATTTATTTGGCCTCTCTAAGTCAATATGCTTtccgtctgtgtgtgcacagtaaTTTATGCTCTATCTGTGTATCTAGTTGGAAGAATGCTGAGTcgtctgtttctttgtttcacaCGCGGGATGTTTATGTTGCCAGTGAGCTTTAAAAAAGAGGCCCTTGGTTAACGTTTGCCCCACATACAGCAACTCCAGTGAAAATCATGGCTGACGGGTTTTGTAATATTCAATAAGGAGCAGttgaatcatttctgtttttatgccTCCGCGCTGGCCACAGCTGTGGCCAGAGGCTTAAAAATGAAGTCAAAATCTTCACTGCATATATTATGAGACTGGACAGGCatacaagtgtgtttgtgttcacctgATTAATATAAGTCAAATATTAAGTCTCCTTTTGGCTCTGTTTTTAGTCTCCACCAATCCCTGAGTGAAATATCTCTCAGCTCTTCAGCAGCCAAATGCCACAGGGCTGCGAGACCAAAACAATGATCGAAAGGTAGCAATGGACACGCTTGTGTTTGAATCAGAGCACAGTGAGATATATGACATGACTGTTAAACTGTATCACCAATATTCATTTGTGGAGGAAAAAACTAGACGGATCCTAAGAGTTTCTTTttggtgtttgtctttatttcagtTGCTGGCAAAACCAGCCTTTTACCTAATGTTAATGTTAGGTTAGTTTAAGTTATGGAAACAAAAGACAGTCTCAACTGCATGTTGGAACAGCAttttttatatgaaaaaaattACTTTGACCGGCAGTTTTCAACAGATGAAAAGATGTTACGTGTGAATGCTGCCTAACTTTGTTTAGCTACCAAACCATGttaaatattaacattaattCAGCTAAGGTATCTTTAAGGAATGCCAACTAATTAACGTGAATAAGTTAGCTAGGCTAGCTATTTCTTTTGTTGTAAAATAGGTTGCATTTAAaatattctctctgtctgctacCACtcgctgttgtttttacagtcatTCTGATGTGTTGCCTAAATGCTTTATTATGTTCACTTAGCTTATGGCGTTCTGCGAAAACACTTAGGCGCTGTGCCTAAGACTTTCTATATACCCCTCCTGCAGAATTTtctcataaacaaacaaagtcatgttaacattcagtgtttctcaccagcATGCATTGTGCGTATTCTCAAGGTCTAATATTGAATGCATTTCAATTTTGAAGAATAGTTTCAATCTGCCGTtgtttgtgtgtaggtttgCTAGCTGGAAGTCATCTTCCTTTTTGCATTTGTGACCTATAGCTATTACTGTCCCCAACTGTCAATCATTGAAACAGAGTAAAATCAAGCACTTTTAGTTTAATATTCTTAAACTGCAACATGTCTTCTTTGATTGTGGGAGGGGGCCTTTGTTGAATGTCTCTCCCACTCATCCCCGTGTTTCCTGTGGCTTTCAAATGATCCcataaacagaatatttaaaagATATTTGCTGTATTCATCTGTGATTGTTTTGCATTGATTAAGTATTTTACAGTGGTTTTTAACATATCTCATCCAGTCATAAGTGAGGACTAGAA
The window above is part of the Toxotes jaculatrix isolate fToxJac2 chromosome 5, fToxJac2.pri, whole genome shotgun sequence genome. Proteins encoded here:
- the pskh1 gene encoding serine/threonine-protein kinase H1 homolog yields the protein MGCRNSKVLPEPPGDVQLDLVKKVDPPQPPQTDIFKHFIRGDGTGSKMGGAGGGGGDKADSTSPYQAQAQAATPTASAQPPKDPSELSDPQRKKVAKYRAKFDPRVTAKYDIKALIGRGSFSRVVRVEHKSTRQPYAIKMIETRYREGREVCESELCVLRRVRHTNIIQLMEVFETAERVYMVMELATGGELFDRIIARGSFTERDATRVLQMVLDGVKYLHTLGITHRDLKPENLLYYHPGADSKIIITDFGLASSRKKGDECLMKTTCGTPEYIAPEILVRKPYTNAVDMWALGVISYILLSGTMPFEDDNRMRLYRQILKGKYSFSGEPWPSVSNLAKDFVERILTVDPSERLTAGQALKHPWIVSMAASSSMKNLQRCISQNLLKRASSRCHSTKSAQSTRSSRSTKSNKARRVREKELRELNRRYQQQYNG